The DNA sequence AATATTCAATCGTTTCATGAAGTTCATCTGGGGTTCCAATGATGTCtaaatcatcaacatatactgCAATGATAGTAAACCCCAATTTTGTCCTTTTAATAAAAACACATGGACATATTACATTATTAGTGTATCCATCTTTTAAAAGATATTCACTGAGACGATTGTACCACATACGACCCGACTGTTTCAATCCGTATAATGATCACTGTAATTTAATTGAGTAAATCTCTCGGGGTCTTGAACTATATGCTTCAGGAATTTTTAATCCATCAGGGATCTTCATGTAAATGTCACTACCGAGTGACCCATATAAGTAGGCAGTCACAACATCCATTAAATTCATTCGGAGCCTTCTAGAATTGACAAACTTATTAAAAATCTGAATGTTGTTGCATCCATTACCGGGGAATAAGTTTCTTCGTAATCGATTCCCGGTCTTTGTGAGAAGCCTTGAGCAACAAGGCGTGCCTTGtatctcacaatttcattttTCTCATTTCTTTTACGCACAAATATCCACCTATATCCAACGGGTTTTACACCTACAGGTGTTTGGACAATAGGTCCAAAAACTTGGCGTTTTTCAAGTGATTTCAGTTCGGCTTCAATAGCTTCTTTCCACTTTGGCCAATCATTTCTTATTTTACATTCATAGATCGATCTAGGCTCATGATCCTCGATTTCCTCAGAAATGTCAAGTGCAGCTGCGTATGCAAATATATCATCCATGACAATTTCTTTTCTGTTCCACCTCTTTCCTGAAATGACAtaatttatcgagatctcttcaTTGTCAACAATTTCAGGTGTTTGATCATCCTTAGAAGACGTCTCTTCAGTGATCAATTCTGTGATGTCATTTGATGTACCAACTTCCTTATCAAGTTTCCTTGTTTTTTTTGGAGTTTTATCCTTGGATCCAATAGGTCTACCACGCTTCTGGCATGCTTTAGACTCATTTGCTAGCATGATTTTATTATCTTCTTCAGGAAGTTTAATTTTACAAGGAACATTAACAGCTGGTATATGTGACTTTGTCACATTCTTGACATCAGTAAATGTATCAGGAAATCTATTTGTGACTTCTTGTAGGTGGATAATCTTTTGAACTTGAAGTTCACATTGATTTGTACGAGGATCAAAATGAGACAGGGATGCTGCATTCCAAaaaatttcttgattttctttttcaaattttatCTTATCTCCCCCTAATGCAGGAAAAACTGTCTCATCAAATTGACAATCGGCAAACCTTGCCTTAAATAAATCACCAGTCACGGGCTccaaatatttaataattgagGGAGATTCAAACCCAACATATACCCCTGATCTTCTTTGGGGTCCCATTTTTGTTCATTGGGGAGGGGATATCGGAACATAAACTGCAcacccaaaaactcttaaatgaGAGATATTCGGTTCTGTACCATTTACAAGTTGCACAAAGGAATATTGATGATAAGAGGTCGGTCGTAACCGAACTAAAGAAGCCGCATGTAAAATCGCATGTCCCCAAGTAGAATTTGGTAAATTTATTTTCATAAGTAAAGGTCTAGCAATCAGTTGTAGCCTTTTGATGAAAGATTCGGCCAGACCATTTTGAGTGTGTACGTGGGCAACAGAATATTCCACTTCAATCCCAATTGACATACAATAATTATGTttgatatatttgataatatcatgtctaatataatttatgtttagttttcagatcttacttaaacaggacaaatcagtacttaactgaaatcagtacttatactgaagtcaaaacttaagtcatcagtacttaaggttcagaagatatctatcagaagataatatcaggacttaaaggaaacattcagataagaaaagcagttgatttacaggaagagaagatcgagacaaaatataagaagagatatgcatgaagatggaattctatgaagaatagaatacttggaagaaaagatatctgattgatatattttaggaagcagaattatatttcatatcaattagcgattatcttgtaactgtgtagtatataaacacagatatagggtttacactataagtgttatcattatcgagaagattattcattgtaaccctagcagctctcgtgatatttgttcatcactgagagaggacagttccatactgtaacagagtttattgttttgaataaagtttgttttctgttacttgagttattaaagttcgatttgattatgctatacactgtattcacccccctctacagtgtgtgtgacctaacaaatcattaaaagattGGGATGTAAATTCCCCTGCATTGTCCAATCTTATTTTCTTTGTATTATGATCAGGGAATTATGCTCTTAACCGAATTATTTGAGCAAGGAGTCGTGTAAAAACAACGTTACGAGTGGACAATAAACTAACATGCGACCATTGTGTTGATGCATCAATGAGTACCATAAAGTACTGAAATGGCCCACTAGATGGGGTAATTGGTCCACATATATCTCCTTGTATTCGCTCCAAAAAGTTTGGGCATTCAATTGAAACTTTCACAGGAGATGGTCTAGTTATCAATTTTCCTTGAAAACAAGCAATACAAGGGACATCTTTAGATAAAGGAACAATTTTGTTCTTGAGAGGATGTCCATTTGAGTTTTCTATAATTCTTCGCATCATTATTGAACCCGTATGGCCTAAACGATCATGTCACATCATGAAATTAGTTGGGTCCTCTAATTTCTTGTTCACCACCCTATATGATTCAACTGGATTTATGAAGGTGTAATACAATCCAGATTTATATGAGGGGAGCTTTTCAATTAACTGCTTTACCCCTGAGACAACTGATGTGATATATAAAAATTCTTCATCATTTGCATTTGTTGTCTCTATGTGATATTAGCTTTAGCTAACTTCAGATGcgaaaaatatttttgattttttagAATTGTGTGTGTTGTTGCACTATTTGCTAAGCAAAGTGATTTCTCATCTTTTATGACATATGATGAGAGGTTGCTGGCCATGCTTTTCAtacaaaaataaagaaaaattagAAATAAAACATCTCATAACTTTCCATAGATTTGAAATTAAGCAACATCTTAAAAACCCAGACAAAAGAGAGTTTATAGTTCATCCGTAAATACATAaacatttaataaaataaagcaAGGCCTTTTATTTAATTGGCATCATCACCGCCAAATTTGGCCACCTCCATATTGTCATCTTCAAAGAAACCAGACACTTCCATGTAAGTAGAGTTGGGTGGATCAATTTGATTATCTCCACCAAGGGGAGTTTCAAGCTGGGAAAGACCCAGAGGATCATGTTGCTCAGTAAAATTAGTCTCAACACCTTTTAAAGAAGCTTGGTAGAGATCAACAAGGTGTTTGGAGGTACGACAGATTTTACTCCAGTGCCCTTTCATTTCACAACGATGACAAATGCTTTCAACCCTTTGACCCATCATATTTCCCTTAGGCTTTTCCTCATTCTTTGTCCACTTCTGGTGGTGAGGCTTCTTTTTAaaatttgagaagtttcgataTTTATGACCTCGACCATGCCCAAAACCACGTCCACGGGCATGTCCACGACCTCGTCTAAAACCACGTCCTCGTTCTCGTCCACGTCCAAAATCATTATTAGTAACAGCATTCACTTCAGGGAATGGTGTTGAACCAGTTGGACGAGCTTGATGATTTTTCATCAAAAGTTCATTATTTTGCTCAGCAAGAAGCAAGACAGAAATAAGTTCAGTATATTTCGTGAACCCCCGTTCATGATATTGCTGCTGCAGGAGCATATTATTGGCATGAAAAGTGGAATAAGTCTTTTCCAGCATATCTTTATCGATTACATTTTCACCGCATAATTTCAGTTGAGAAGTGATTTTGAACATTGCTGAATTATACTCGCTTACGCTTTTATAATCTTGCAAGTGCAAGTGTATCCAATCATAGCGAGCCTTAGGGAGTATCACAGTTTTTTGATGATCATGTCTCTCTTTTAGATCATTCCAAAGGTTTAACCGATCCTTAACAGTCAAGTATTCAGTTTTCAAGCCTTCATAAAGGTGATGTCGAAGGAATATCATGGCTTTTGCCTGTTCTTGCTCAGTTTTCACATTTCCTTCCTTTATGGTGTCTCCAAGACCCATAGCATTAAGGTGGATTTCAGCATCAAGAATCCACGTTAAATAATTATTGCCGGTGATATCAAGTGCGTTGAATTCAAGTTTCGTGAGATTTGACATTTTTCTTACTACAAAATATAATTAAGATAAATATTAATTCACGAAAACAAACACATataatcaagaaaacacattcaaaCACGCACTATATGCAcaaattaataaaaatttgaCAACTATATGCGTGTATAAGTTAAACAAATAAACATGCGTGTCAATTATGAAGCATAAAGTATAATGCATGGCAAAAGCTACGTATAAAATATATTATGCATGAAGAATAAAAATTTGAATACGCCTAAATATAATGCAATAATTTATTTGCGACAAGATTGGAAATAAAAGCGATAGAAAACGTAGTTATCACATACACAAAATGACTACAGTTAATACACAAATATTTGAACAAATTATGATACTCTATGCTTACTCTATGCTTACTGTTTTTAATATGATGCAATGTTTTCCTACTTATATATTTTTGTAATCATTATATTAGTGCTAGTGCCTACATAAGCTAGCATGTCAAGTCAAAATAATCTACTGGGTCCATGAACTAGACTAACGAAACTTAATATATCATGTCATTAGCCGCGATTAGAATACTTGTAGCCATGCTTTCATTTAAATTTAGAGAAAAAAAGATAAGCATCCGGGATTA is a window from the Apium graveolens cultivar Ventura chromosome 1, ASM990537v1, whole genome shotgun sequence genome containing:
- the LOC141713627 gene encoding uncharacterized protein LOC141713627 is translated as MSNLTKLEFNALDITGNNYLTWILDAEIHLNAMGLGDTIKEGNVKTEQEQAKAMIFLRHHLYEGLKTEYLTVKDRLNLWNDLKERHDHQKTVILPKARYDWIHLHLQDYKSVSEYNSAMFKITSQLKLCGENVIDKDMLEKTYSTFHANNMLLQQQYHERGFTKYTELISVLLLAEQNNELLMKNHQARPTGSTPFPEVNAVTNNDFGRGRERGRGFRRGRGHARGRGFGHGRGHKYRNFSNFKKKPHHQKWTKNEEKPKGNMMGQRVESICHRCEMKGHWSKICRTSKHLVDLYQASLKGVETNFTEQHDPLGLSQLETPLGGDNQIDPPNSTYMEVSGFFEDDNMEVAKFGGDDAN